DNA sequence from the Parasphingorhabdus cellanae genome:
GGCTTTTCCCGGCACGATGCGCCTGATTGTCGATGCACGCGATAACAAACAGGGTGTGTTCAAGGTCCAACAATTTATTCCGATCTCCGGACTAAGGCGCCTAACTCTGCTTTACCCCGAATGGTTGCCGGGCAATCATGCGCCGCGCGGGGAGATTGAGAAGCTGACCGGACTGCGGATTTTGGCAGACAAAACGGATTTGGCCTGGGTACGCGATGATGTCGATGTCTATGCCTTTCATATCGATATTCCGCCGGGCGTAGAGGAAATTGAAGCGCGATTCCAATTCACCTCCGCCACCACGGCCAGCCAGGGCCGTATCGTCATGGCCCCGTCCATGCTCAACCTGCGCTGGCACCAGGTGTCTCTCTATCCTGCTGGCCATTATGTCCGACAGATTCCCGTGGAAGCGACCGCCATTTATCCAGATGGCTGGCGTGCGGCCAGTTCCATGCGCCCGAAGTCACGGCAGGACAAATCTGCCGGTGGGAACCGCGTCGCCTATCAAAAGACAGACTATGATACGCTGATCGACAGCCCGGTCTTCGCTGGCAAAAATTTTCAGACCTACCGGCTGAGCCGCCGCGTGCATCTGAATGTCGTGGCTGATGATGCCAAATTCCTCAAACCCAGAAAGTCGCACATTGCCAAGCATAGCAAATTGGCCCGGGAATCAGAGGCGCTGTTCGGCAGCCATCCTTATGACCGCTATGATTTCCTGCTCGCGTTGACCGAGGAAATGGGCAGCATCGGGATTGAGCATCATCGCTCTTCGGAAAATGGCGTGAACCGCGAATATTTCACCAAATGGAATGATGGACCGGGTCGCCGCAACCTGTTGCCGCACGAGATTGTCCACGCCTGGAACGGCAAATATCGCCGCCCCGCCGGCATGTGGACGCCCGATTTCCGTGAGCCGATGCGCGATAACCTGCTGTGGGTCTATGAAGGCCAGACGCAGTTTTGGGGCTATGTCCTTGGCGCGCGCTCCGGTCTTTATTCCAAACAGGATACGCTCGATGCCTTTGCCGCGATTGCAGCGGGCATGGACCTGCGCGTGGGCCGCCAATGGCGCCCGTTAATTGACACGACTCATGATCCGATTATCGCCGAACGCAAACCCAAACCGTGGAGCAGCTGGCAGCGGCAGGAAGATTATTATAATGAAGGCCTGCTCATCTGGCTGGAGGCTGATGGCATTATCCGGCGCGAATCGGGCGGCAAGAAATCACTCGAAAATTTTGCCCGAACCTTCTTCAAAGGCAAGAATGGCGACTATGGCGTCGTCACCTATGAACTGCCCGATGTGATCGCGGCGCTGAACGCCGTGCAGCCCTATGATTGGGCCGGATTCATTCAGGAACGGGTATACCAGACAACCGACGAAGCACCCAAAGACGGGCTCACCCTGGGCGGGTATAAACTGGTCTATAATGCGACAAAGAGCGATTTTATCAGCGCCAATGACAAACGCCGCAAACAGCTGGATCTCAGCCACTCGATCGGCATGGTGGTGAGCGACAAGGGCGTGGTCAAAGCGGTGATGTGGGACGGACCGGCGTTTAAGGCGGGCCTTAAAAACGGCCTCACGATCACGGCCGTGAACGGCAAAGCCTATACCGCCGAAATGTTGACCCAGGCGATCGAGGAAAATCGCGGGCAAATGAATAAAATCGAGATATTTGCGAAGAATGACGACCAATATAGCAATTTTTTGGTCGATTATTCAGGCGGGCTTCGCTATCCGCACCTTGAAAAAATAGTGGCAGACGAAACTGCCGGAGAGGGTGGCCAAATTGAAGGGGGCATTGACCGGCTTTTGAAGCCAAAAACAAGATAATAGGACCCAATACCCTATGGACATCACCCAAATTCCTATCGGCGATAACCCGCCGGAAAGCCTCAACGTCATAATCGAAGTTCCCGTAGGCGGCGAACCGGTTAAATATGAATTTGATAAGGCATCCGGGGCGCTGTTTGTCGACCGCATCCTGCACACGCCAATGCGTTATCCTGCTAACTATGGCTTCATTCCGCATACCTTGTCACCTGACGGTGATCCGTTAGACGCTCTGGTCGTGGCGCGCTCGCCGTTCATGCCGGGCTGTGTTGTGCGGTGCCGTCCGATTGCGGTGCTCAATCTGGAAGACGAGCATGGCGGCGATGAAAAGCTGCTCTGCGTTCCGATTGATGCCACATTCCCTTATTATCGCGCCATCGGTGAAGGCGGTGACTTGCCCGAGATCGTGATGCAGCAGGTTGAACATTTCTTTACCCATTACAAAGACCTGGAGCCCGAAAAATGGGTCCGTGTCGGCAAATGGGGCGATGCCGAAGAAGCGCGTCAGGTTGTGCTGGACGCGATCGAGCTGGCCAAAACAAAGAAATGACCCGGACGCATCTCGTGGCTGGACTGGCTTTGATCGCCAGTCTGGCCGCTTGTGCGACGCCCGAAACCCGCGTGCGCAACGGGTTGATGAGCGCGGGACTGTCGAAACCGATTGCCAGCTGTATGGCCGACCGTATGGTCGATCGCCTGTCCTACGCGCAAATCGACAAGCTCAGCCGCCTCGACAAGCTGCGCAAACGCGATCCCGGCGATATCAGCGTCAATGAATTTGTGAAGCGGACCAAGGCGTTGCAGGACCCCGAAATACTGGGCGTCGTGACGTCATCTGGACTGGTCTGCGCCGTTAAATAAGTCGGCCACGCCGATTCATGGCGCAGCAAATTTTGTGAGGAATTCAGCAACCACCGGACTTTTGTGAATCTCTGCTGCGGAAAAAGGATTG
Encoded proteins:
- a CDS encoding M61 family metallopeptidase, whose product is MRLVAFLGLFSALSLVSPVTALSAAMPDNLSKPTYVAPEDTIPRAQDVAFPGTMRLIVDARDNKQGVFKVQQFIPISGLRRLTLLYPEWLPGNHAPRGEIEKLTGLRILADKTDLAWVRDDVDVYAFHIDIPPGVEEIEARFQFTSATTASQGRIVMAPSMLNLRWHQVSLYPAGHYVRQIPVEATAIYPDGWRAASSMRPKSRQDKSAGGNRVAYQKTDYDTLIDSPVFAGKNFQTYRLSRRVHLNVVADDAKFLKPRKSHIAKHSKLARESEALFGSHPYDRYDFLLALTEEMGSIGIEHHRSSENGVNREYFTKWNDGPGRRNLLPHEIVHAWNGKYRRPAGMWTPDFREPMRDNLLWVYEGQTQFWGYVLGARSGLYSKQDTLDAFAAIAAGMDLRVGRQWRPLIDTTHDPIIAERKPKPWSSWQRQEDYYNEGLLIWLEADGIIRRESGGKKSLENFARTFFKGKNGDYGVVTYELPDVIAALNAVQPYDWAGFIQERVYQTTDEAPKDGLTLGGYKLVYNATKSDFISANDKRRKQLDLSHSIGMVVSDKGVVKAVMWDGPAFKAGLKNGLTITAVNGKAYTAEMLTQAIEENRGQMNKIEIFAKNDDQYSNFLVDYSGGLRYPHLEKIVADETAGEGGQIEGGIDRLLKPKTR
- the ppa gene encoding inorganic diphosphatase encodes the protein MDITQIPIGDNPPESLNVIIEVPVGGEPVKYEFDKASGALFVDRILHTPMRYPANYGFIPHTLSPDGDPLDALVVARSPFMPGCVVRCRPIAVLNLEDEHGGDEKLLCVPIDATFPYYRAIGEGGDLPEIVMQQVEHFFTHYKDLEPEKWVRVGKWGDAEEARQVVLDAIELAKTKK